One Pseudomonas abieticivorans genomic region harbors:
- a CDS encoding GyrI-like domain-containing protein — translation MSDAPDTGLQPDRFEQGPALIVAGFGERYTLETNSGIAALWKDFQPYLGKVPGQVGHESYGVCCNPDGEGGFEYIAGVQVETEKGLPDEFRWIKLAPRRYAVFKHEGHISGIGQTFQSIWNDWLPNSGLQVAEAPEFERYSSDYDPLTDTGVLEVWLPLKG, via the coding sequence ATGTCGGATGCACCTGATACCGGTCTTCAACCGGACCGTTTTGAACAAGGCCCGGCCCTGATCGTTGCCGGATTTGGCGAGCGCTACACCCTGGAAACCAACAGTGGTATCGCCGCGCTGTGGAAGGACTTCCAGCCATATCTGGGCAAGGTGCCAGGGCAGGTGGGGCACGAAAGTTACGGCGTGTGCTGCAACCCCGATGGCGAAGGCGGCTTCGAATACATCGCCGGGGTACAAGTGGAGACCGAGAAAGGCCTGCCCGACGAGTTTCGCTGGATCAAGTTGGCGCCCCGCCGTTACGCGGTGTTCAAGCACGAGGGGCATATCTCGGGGATAGGCCAGACGTTCCAGAGCATCTGGAACGACTGGCTGCCCAACTCCGGTTTACAGGTGGCCGAGGCACCGGAGTTCGAGCGCTACAGCAGTGACTACGACCCGCTCACCGACACCGGCGTGCTGGAAGTGTGGTTGCCGCTCAAGGGCTGA